One genomic segment of Pseudomonadota bacterium includes these proteins:
- the can gene encoding carbonate dehydratase, with translation MRTLDQLFKSNKAWADQIHRQDPEFFPKLSRQQSPHYLWIGCADSRVPANQIVGLLPGDIFVHRNLANMVVHTDLNCLSVMQFAVDILKVKHILVVGHYGCSGVISALRRSRVGLADNWLRHVQDVHEKHSHTIANCASESLASDRLCELNVIEQVANVCQTTIVRDAWERGQQLDIHGWIYGIKDGLLRDLRTTVSDFREAAQVYDTALASLAGPRPASET, from the coding sequence ATGCGCACCCTCGACCAGCTCTTCAAAAGCAACAAAGCCTGGGCGGACCAGATCCATCGCCAGGATCCGGAGTTCTTCCCCAAGCTGTCACGCCAGCAATCGCCTCACTATCTGTGGATCGGCTGCGCCGACAGCCGCGTGCCCGCGAACCAGATCGTGGGCCTGCTGCCGGGCGACATCTTCGTGCATCGCAACCTCGCCAACATGGTGGTGCACACCGATCTCAACTGCCTGTCGGTCATGCAGTTCGCGGTCGATATCCTCAAGGTCAAACACATTCTCGTGGTCGGCCACTACGGCTGCAGCGGCGTCATCTCGGCGCTGCGCCGTTCGCGCGTCGGGCTCGCCGACAACTGGCTGCGCCACGTGCAGGACGTGCACGAAAAACATTCGCATACGATCGCGAATTGCGCGAGCGAGTCGCTCGCCTCCGACCGGCTGTGCGAGCTCAATGTCATCGAGCAGGTCGCCAACGTGTGCCAGACCACGATCGTGCGCGATGCCTGGGAGCGCGGGCAGCAGCTGGATATCCACGGCTGGATCTACGGCATCAAGGACGGGCTGCTGCGTGACCTGCGCACCACCGTATCGGATTTCCGTGAAGCCGCGCAGGTGTATGACACCGCGCTGGCGAGTCTAGCCGGCCCCCGGCCGGCCAGCGAAACATGA
- a CDS encoding ClpXP protease specificity-enhancing factor yields the protein MNDRARNSKRPYLIRAMHGWMMDNGETPHVIVDAEKAGVEVPRAYVKDGKVVLNLSSTATQRLVMGNDWIEFEARFAGVVHHVRIPVSTVLGIYARETGEGMVFSEQDLGPEPPTKPTPPEDGSRRPQLKVVK from the coding sequence ATGAACGATCGCGCGCGTAATTCCAAGCGCCCATATCTCATACGCGCCATGCACGGCTGGATGATGGACAACGGCGAGACGCCGCACGTCATCGTGGATGCGGAAAAAGCCGGTGTCGAAGTGCCGCGCGCCTACGTCAAGGATGGCAAGGTCGTGCTCAATCTCTCATCCACCGCCACGCAGCGGCTGGTGATGGGCAACGACTGGATCGAGTTCGAAGCGCGATTCGCCGGCGTGGTGCACCACGTGCGAATTCCGGTGAGCACGGTGCTCGGTATCTATGCGCGTGAGACGGGCGAGGGCATGGTGTTCTCGGAGCAGGATCTCGGGCCCGAGCCGCCGACCAAACCCACGCCTCCCGAAGACGGCAGCCGGCGGCCGCAGCTCAAGGTCGTCAAGTAG